Proteins from a single region of Nerophis ophidion isolate RoL-2023_Sa linkage group LG10, RoL_Noph_v1.0, whole genome shotgun sequence:
- the smim20 gene encoding small integral membrane protein 20 has protein sequence MYSLCTKKVGTMSKNIKIMLIFGGFATAVAAAFYPIFVYPFTHKEDYREIQKVNRAGIKPEDVQPAGLKVWSDPFKPSNK, from the exons ATGTATAGCCTCTGCACCAAAAAAGTAGGaacaatgtccaaaaacataaagATAATGTTGATATTTGGAGGTTTTGCGACTGCGGTTGCTGCTGCATTTTACCCCATTTTCGTCTACCCGTTCACCCACAAAGAAGACTACA GAGAAATCCAGAAAGTGAACCGTGCAGGAATCAAACCGGAGGATGTGCAGCCTGCAG GTCTGAAGGTGTGGTCTGATCCATTTAAGCCTTCAAACAAATGA